In one Drosophila albomicans strain 15112-1751.03 chromosome X, ASM965048v2, whole genome shotgun sequence genomic region, the following are encoded:
- the LOC127566387 gene encoding E3 SUMO-protein ligase ZBED1-like, whose translation MLPTEYEQLSLKLRAALETVKHVGLTTDLWTSAANEGYITITCHYITENFKLTSALLSTAPLITPTNHNAQNIADSISSMLAKWGLLSKVVTVTTDNDTTMKKACDILAFKHLPCLALTINLLAQDILKLAAVNGIISKCKRIVTYFKQNTIATAKLKEVQNTNQPLVLIQEVSTIKRILQINEYVTLTLLKLRNSPSPIPTEELEVLDDLSDLLSPFQETTLSVSTNTKVSVSLIIPVIAGIHHKMNQLNAKLRTQEGKDVYDLVKKRLVERLDTFETRTIPRIATLVDPRFKKDGFLRPSNADQAAKALELELLSFKSTTPRHPPTPPEPTSNEPNFRFSFL comes from the coding sequence ATGCTTCCAACGGAATATGAACAGCTAAGCCTTAAGTTGCGTGCAGCTTTGGAGACCGTTAAGCATGTTGGGCTGACAACGGATCTTTGGACATCTGCAGCTAACGAAGGCTACATCACAATCACATGTCATTATATAAcagaaaactttaaattaacgTCTGCACTGCTATCGACAGCACCATTGATTACCCCCACAAATCATAACGCCCAAAACATCGCAGACTCAATAAGCTCAATGTTGGCTAAGTGGGGTCTTCTGTCGAAGGTTGTCACCGTTACAACGGACAATGATACAACCATGAAAAAAGCGTGCGATATATTAGCTTTCAAGCATTTACCCTGTTTGGCACTCACAATAAATCTGCTTGCTCAGGACATTTTAAAACTGGCAGCAGTAAATGGTATTATCTCAAAATGCAAACGAATAGTCACTTACTTCAAGCAAAACACAATAGCCACAGCTAAATTAAAGGAAGTCCAGAATACAAATCAGCCGCTTGTCTTAATTCAGGAAGTAAGCACTATCAAaagaattttacaaataaacgAATATGTTACATTGACATTGTTAAAATTGCGAAATAGCCCTTCACCGATCCCAACTGAAGAACTCGAGGTCTTGGATGACCTGTCGGACTTGCTGTCACCTTTTCAGGAAACGACTCTTTCGGTATCGACTAACACAAAAGTTTCTGTGTCCCTTATCATTCCCGTCATTGCCGGGATTCATCACAAAATgaatcaattaaatgcaaagttACGAACACAGGAAGGAAAAGATGTATATGACCTTGTTAAGAAACGCTTAGTGGAAAGACTGGATACTTTTGAAACGCGCACAATTCCTCGCATCGCTACTCTCGTTGATCCTCGCTTCAAAAAAGATGGCTTTCTCAGACCTTCAAATGCAGATCAAGCAGCCAAAgcattggagctggaattgcTGTCGTTTAAGTCTACAACTCCACGACATCCACCAACACCACCAGAGCCAACGTCAAACGAGCCAAATTtcagattttcatttttgtaa